From one Streptomyces sp. R41 genomic stretch:
- a CDS encoding response regulator translates to MSAEETTDERASILLVDDMEDNLIALEAVLGSLNEPLVRARSGEEAMKALLRQRFAVVLLDIRMPGMDGFETAANIKRLDQTKDVPIIFLTGTDADAGYAFRGYATGAADYLTKPFDPWVLRAKVTVFLDLHRKNQQLERMLAREQEQFDELANRLKKIETHMAASSLQDVFELRHQVRQMEELLREMRRGRGL, encoded by the coding sequence ATGAGCGCTGAGGAAACGACCGACGAGCGCGCCAGCATCCTTCTTGTCGACGACATGGAGGACAACCTGATCGCACTGGAGGCCGTCCTGGGGTCCCTCAACGAACCGCTGGTGCGCGCGCGTTCCGGCGAGGAGGCGATGAAGGCCCTGCTGCGGCAGCGGTTCGCCGTCGTCCTGCTCGACATCCGGATGCCGGGCATGGACGGTTTCGAGACCGCCGCGAACATCAAGCGGCTCGACCAGACGAAGGACGTCCCCATCATCTTCCTGACGGGCACGGACGCCGACGCGGGCTACGCCTTCCGCGGGTACGCGACCGGCGCCGCCGACTATCTGACGAAACCCTTCGACCCCTGGGTCCTGCGTGCCAAGGTCACCGTCTTCCTCGACCTGCACCGCAAGAACCAGCAGCTGGAGCGGATGCTCGCACGCGAGCAGGAACAGTTCGACGAGCTCGCCAACCGCCTGAAGAAGATCGAGACGCACATGGCGGCCAGCAGCCTCCAGGACGTCTTCGAACTGCGCCATCAGGTACGGCAGATGGAGGAGCTGTTGAGAGAGATGCGGAGGGGGCGGGGCCTGTAG
- the hemW gene encoding radical SAM family heme chaperone HemW, with translation MPSALPDGEPVPDDGALPAHALAGAAERPLGFYLHVPYCATRCGYCDFNTYTATELRGTGGVLASRDNYADTLIDEVRLARKVLGDDPRSVRTVFVGGGTPTLLAADDLVRMLGAIRDEFGLADDAEITTEANPESVDPAYLATLRAGGFNRISFGMQSARQHVLKVLDRTHTPGRPEACVAEARAAGFEHVNLDLIYGTPGESDDDWRASLDAALGAGPDHISAYALIVEEGTQLARRIRRGEVPMTDDDVHADRYLIADEVMSSAGFDWYEVSNWATSDAARCLHNELYWRGADWWGAGPGAHSHVGGVRWWNVKHPGAYAAALASGRSPGAGRELLSEEDRRVERILLELRLREGCPLSLLRPDGLAASRRALSDGLLEPGPYDAGRAVLTLRGRLLADAVVRDLVD, from the coding sequence ATGCCTTCCGCACTCCCCGATGGTGAGCCCGTCCCCGACGACGGGGCGTTGCCCGCGCACGCCCTGGCCGGGGCGGCCGAGCGGCCCCTCGGGTTCTACCTCCACGTGCCGTACTGCGCGACCCGCTGCGGCTACTGCGACTTCAACACCTACACGGCGACCGAGCTGCGGGGCACCGGAGGCGTGCTCGCCTCCCGCGACAACTACGCGGACACGTTGATCGACGAGGTCCGCCTCGCCCGCAAGGTCCTCGGCGACGACCCGCGCTCCGTCCGCACGGTCTTCGTCGGCGGCGGTACGCCGACCCTGCTGGCCGCCGACGATCTCGTACGGATGCTGGGGGCGATCCGCGACGAGTTCGGGCTCGCGGACGATGCGGAGATCACGACCGAGGCGAACCCGGAGTCGGTGGACCCGGCGTACCTCGCGACCCTGCGCGCGGGGGGCTTCAACCGGATCTCCTTCGGCATGCAGAGCGCCCGGCAGCACGTACTGAAGGTGCTCGACCGCACGCACACCCCCGGCCGCCCCGAGGCCTGTGTCGCCGAGGCCCGCGCGGCGGGCTTCGAGCATGTGAACCTCGACCTGATCTACGGCACGCCCGGCGAGTCCGACGACGACTGGCGCGCATCGCTCGACGCGGCCCTCGGCGCCGGTCCCGACCACATTTCCGCGTACGCCCTGATCGTCGAGGAGGGCACCCAGCTCGCCCGCCGCATCCGCCGTGGCGAGGTTCCGATGACGGACGACGACGTCCACGCGGACCGCTACCTCATCGCCGACGAGGTGATGTCGTCGGCAGGCTTCGACTGGTACGAGGTGTCGAACTGGGCCACCTCCGACGCCGCTCGCTGCCTGCACAACGAGCTGTACTGGCGCGGCGCCGACTGGTGGGGCGCGGGTCCCGGCGCCCACAGCCACGTCGGCGGCGTGCGCTGGTGGAACGTGAAGCATCCGGGGGCGTACGCCGCCGCCCTGGCCTCCGGCCGCTCCCCGGGCGCGGGCCGCGAACTCCTCTCCGAGGAGGACCGCCGCGTCGAGCGCATCCTGCTCGAACTGCGGCTGCGCGAGGGCTGCCCGCTGTCCCTGCTCAGGCCCGACGGGCTGGCCGCCTCCCGCCGCGCACTGTCCGACGGACTCCTCGAACCCGGCCCGTACGACGCCGGTCGCGCCGTTCTCACCCTGCGGGGGCGGCTGCTGGCCGACGCGGTGGTGCGGGACCTGGTGGACTGA
- a CDS encoding DUF3097 domain-containing protein → MRQYSPDLTPPWKKPKAVPEVPADPGLVVEDPGTGFCGAVIRCEAGTVTLEDRFGKHRVFPLEPRGFLLEGKAVTLVRPAAGPVRPTRTASGSVAVPGARARVARAGRIYVEGRHDAELVERVWGDDLRIEGVVVEYLEGIDDLPSIVADFAPGPDARLGVLVDHLVPGTKESRIAESVTSEHALVLGHPYIDIWEAVKPSSVGIRAWPRIPHGQDWKTGVCRALDWPENTGAAWQHILSRVRSYKDLEPELLGRVEELIDFVTAPA, encoded by the coding sequence ATGCGCCAGTACTCTCCGGACCTGACCCCGCCGTGGAAGAAGCCCAAGGCCGTGCCCGAGGTCCCCGCGGACCCAGGCCTGGTGGTCGAGGATCCCGGCACCGGCTTCTGCGGCGCGGTGATCCGCTGCGAGGCGGGCACGGTGACCCTGGAGGACCGCTTCGGCAAGCACCGCGTGTTCCCGCTGGAGCCGCGCGGCTTCCTCCTGGAGGGCAAGGCGGTGACGCTGGTCCGCCCCGCCGCCGGTCCAGTACGTCCCACTCGCACGGCCTCCGGTTCGGTCGCCGTCCCCGGGGCGCGGGCCCGGGTCGCGCGAGCCGGCCGCATCTACGTGGAGGGCCGCCACGACGCCGAACTGGTCGAGCGCGTCTGGGGCGACGACCTCCGCATCGAGGGCGTCGTCGTCGAGTACCTGGAGGGCATCGACGACCTCCCGTCGATCGTCGCGGACTTCGCGCCGGGACCGGACGCCCGCCTGGGCGTCCTCGTCGACCACCTCGTCCCCGGCACGAAGGAGTCCCGCATCGCGGAGTCGGTCACGAGCGAGCACGCCCTGGTGCTGGGCCACCCGTACATCGACATCTGGGAGGCGGTGAAGCCGTCCTCCGTGGGCATCCGGGCCTGGCCCCGGATCCCGCACGGCCAGGACTGGAAGACGGGCGTCTGCCGCGCCCTGGACTGGCCGGAGAACACCGGCGCGGCCTGGCAGCACATCCTGTCCCGGGTGCGCTCCTACAAGGACCTGGAGCCGGAACTCCTGGGCCGAGTGGAGGAGTTGATCGACTTCGTGACCGCACCGGCGTAG
- a CDS encoding HAMP domain-containing protein, whose product MSENSGMRVLEDGQIRASDLRPLLAAMTAARDGDFSKVPETGHGPVADLSTMFNQIMDRSAHFNSEVQRVRRELVRHGRLDERLSASPGQGSWTTRVNDVNQLLDALVAPAANATRVLDAVAGGDLTQRVDLHDGNRQLRGDLRRLGRAVNKMVDQLSLFTGEVTRVAREVGTEGRLGGRAKVTGLSGSWRDVTEAVNTMASRLTAQVRDIALVTTAVARGDLTRTVTVEATGELLELKLTVNTMVDQLSAFADEVTRVAREVGTEGQLGGRAQVRGVSGVWKDLTDNVNFMASNLTSQVRNIAQVTTAVANGDLSQKITVDAQGEILELKSTINTMVDQLSAFADEVTRVAREVGTEGNLGGRAQVRGVSGVWKDLTDNVNFMADNLTSQVRNIALVSTAVAQGDLGKKITVEAKGEILELKSTINTMVDQLSAFADEVTRVAREVGTEGNLGGQAQVRGVSGVWKDLTDNVNFMALNLTSQVRNIAQVTTAVANGDLSKKITVDARGEILELKDTVNTMVEQLRAFADEVTRVAREVGTDGRLGGRAQVLGVSGVWRDLTDNVNYMADNLTSQVRNIAQVATAVAQGDLSKKIDVDARGEILELKTTINTMVDTLSSFSSEVTRVAREVGSEGQLGGQARVEGVYGTWKRLTTNVNELASNLTTQVRAIAEVASAVAQGDMSRSITVETQGEVAELKDNINLMVANLRETTRAKDWLESNLARLAALMQGHRDLMEVADLILRELTPLVNAQYGAFFLADPEEDGTSLRTAVPTKGLAFIAGYGSAQGATVDTGGMPVHGLVRQAAREKKRILVEEAPPDYIKINSGLGEAAPASVVIIPILFEDKLLGVIELASFSRFSDVHLAFFDQFVNTIGVAINTIIANSRTESLLGESQRLAIQLQDRSDELQSQQAELQRSNAELEEKAALLATSSQYKSEFLANMSHELRTPLNSLLILARLLSDNPDGHLSDQEVQFATTIHRSGSDLLQLINDILDLSKIEAGRMDVRPKKLPLIKLLDYVHATFRPLTLDRGLAFEVTVGEDVPREMYSDEQRLQQILRNLLSNAIKFTATGRVELRVNRLKDPEHNFTRENSDDVIAFAVSDTGIGIAAEKLPVIFEAFQQADGTTNRKYGGTGLGLSISREIAGLLGGRIIAESKPGKGSTFTLYVPVVSPGHTATGPTPEDRQAPVPEQLSSEPYTAHDTDDTWPTPTKLEAWKSGRAGQVLPGRRVLIVDDDIRNVFALTHVLGRVGMPVLYAENGREGIETLERNPDVELVLMDIMMPEMDGYETISAIRRTPRWTGLPIVALTAKAMPGDREKSIARGANDYVPKPVDVDQLLTVVCALLDPESMDEPEQDAAGGAVVPGPSTSGEPAVPPTTE is encoded by the coding sequence ATGAGTGAGAACAGTGGTATGCGTGTGCTCGAAGACGGACAGATTCGAGCATCGGATCTGCGTCCGCTGCTCGCCGCGATGACCGCCGCACGGGACGGCGACTTCAGCAAGGTGCCGGAAACGGGGCACGGTCCGGTGGCCGACCTCAGCACCATGTTCAACCAGATCATGGACCGCAGCGCCCACTTCAACTCCGAGGTGCAGCGCGTCCGCCGGGAGTTGGTACGGCACGGGCGGCTCGACGAGCGCCTTTCGGCCAGCCCTGGCCAGGGCAGCTGGACGACCCGGGTCAACGACGTGAACCAGCTGCTCGACGCCCTGGTGGCCCCCGCGGCGAACGCGACCCGCGTCCTCGACGCGGTGGCCGGCGGCGATCTCACCCAGCGGGTCGACCTGCACGACGGCAACCGCCAACTCCGCGGCGACTTACGCCGACTGGGCCGTGCCGTCAACAAGATGGTCGATCAGCTCTCCCTCTTCACCGGCGAGGTCACCCGCGTCGCCCGCGAGGTCGGCACGGAGGGGCGGCTCGGTGGCCGCGCCAAGGTGACGGGTCTGTCGGGGAGTTGGCGTGATGTGACCGAGGCGGTCAACACGATGGCGTCCCGTCTGACGGCCCAGGTGCGGGACATCGCCCTGGTGACCACGGCGGTGGCGCGCGGCGACCTGACCCGTACGGTGACCGTCGAGGCGACCGGCGAGCTCCTCGAACTGAAGCTCACCGTGAACACGATGGTCGACCAGCTCTCCGCCTTCGCCGACGAGGTGACGCGCGTCGCCCGCGAGGTCGGCACCGAGGGCCAGTTGGGCGGTCGCGCACAGGTGCGGGGCGTGAGCGGGGTCTGGAAGGACCTCACCGACAACGTCAACTTCATGGCCTCGAACCTGACGTCACAGGTACGGAACATCGCCCAGGTCACGACGGCCGTCGCGAACGGCGACCTCAGTCAGAAGATCACCGTCGACGCGCAGGGCGAGATCCTCGAACTCAAGTCGACGATCAACACGATGGTCGACCAGCTCTCCGCCTTCGCCGACGAGGTCACCCGCGTCGCCCGCGAGGTCGGCACCGAAGGAAACCTCGGCGGCCGGGCGCAAGTACGCGGAGTGAGTGGCGTCTGGAAGGACCTCACGGACAACGTCAACTTCATGGCGGACAACCTGACGTCACAGGTCCGCAATATCGCCCTCGTCTCCACGGCCGTGGCGCAGGGCGACCTCGGCAAGAAGATCACCGTCGAGGCGAAGGGCGAGATCCTCGAACTCAAGTCGACGATCAACACGATGGTCGATCAGCTCTCCGCCTTCGCCGACGAGGTCACCCGCGTCGCCCGCGAGGTCGGCACGGAAGGAAACCTCGGCGGCCAGGCGCAGGTGAGAGGCGTCTCCGGGGTCTGGAAGGACCTCACCGACAACGTCAACTTCATGGCTCTGAACCTGACGTCACAGGTACGGAACATCGCCCAGGTGACGACGGCGGTCGCGAACGGCGACCTGTCGAAGAAGATCACCGTCGACGCCCGCGGCGAGATCCTGGAGCTGAAGGACACCGTCAACACGATGGTGGAGCAGCTGCGTGCCTTCGCCGACGAGGTGACCCGCGTGGCCCGCGAGGTCGGCACCGACGGCCGCCTCGGCGGCCGCGCCCAGGTGCTCGGCGTGTCCGGCGTCTGGCGCGATCTGACCGACAACGTCAACTACATGGCCGACAACCTGACGTCACAGGTACGGAACATCGCGCAGGTCGCCACGGCCGTGGCCCAGGGAGACCTGTCGAAGAAGATCGACGTGGATGCCCGCGGCGAGATCCTCGAACTGAAGACGACCATCAACACGATGGTCGACACCCTCTCCTCCTTCTCCTCCGAGGTCACCCGCGTGGCCCGCGAGGTGGGCTCCGAGGGTCAACTCGGCGGCCAGGCCAGGGTCGAGGGCGTGTACGGCACCTGGAAGCGCCTGACGACGAACGTGAACGAGCTCGCCTCCAACCTCACCACCCAGGTCCGCGCGATCGCCGAAGTGGCGTCCGCCGTGGCCCAGGGCGACATGTCCCGCTCCATCACCGTGGAGACCCAGGGAGAGGTCGCCGAGCTGAAGGACAACATCAACCTGATGGTGGCCAACCTTCGCGAGACCACGCGCGCGAAGGACTGGCTGGAGTCGAACCTCGCCCGCCTCGCCGCGCTGATGCAGGGCCACCGCGACCTGATGGAGGTCGCCGACCTGATCCTGCGCGAGCTGACCCCGCTGGTGAACGCGCAGTACGGCGCCTTCTTCCTGGCCGACCCGGAGGAGGACGGGACGTCCCTGCGAACGGCGGTGCCCACCAAGGGACTTGCCTTCATCGCCGGGTACGGATCGGCGCAGGGCGCCACCGTCGACACGGGCGGTATGCCGGTGCACGGGCTGGTCCGGCAGGCGGCCCGCGAGAAGAAGCGGATCCTCGTCGAAGAGGCGCCGCCGGACTACATCAAAATCAACAGTGGCCTCGGCGAGGCGGCCCCGGCGAGCGTCGTGATCATCCCGATCCTCTTCGAGGACAAACTGCTCGGCGTCATCGAACTCGCCTCCTTCTCCCGCTTCTCGGACGTCCACCTGGCCTTCTTCGACCAGTTCGTGAACACCATCGGCGTCGCCATCAACACCATCATCGCCAACTCCCGTACGGAATCCCTGCTCGGCGAGTCCCAGCGCCTGGCCATCCAGCTCCAGGACCGCTCGGACGAACTCCAGTCGCAACAGGCCGAGCTGCAGCGCTCGAACGCCGAACTCGAAGAGAAGGCCGCCCTGCTGGCGACCAGCTCGCAGTACAAGTCCGAGTTCCTGGCGAACATGTCGCACGAACTGCGCACACCGCTCAACTCGCTGCTGATCCTCGCCCGGCTGCTCTCCGACAACCCGGACGGCCATCTCTCCGACCAGGAGGTGCAGTTCGCGACCACGATCCACCGCTCGGGCTCCGACCTCCTCCAGCTGATCAACGACATCCTGGACCTGTCGAAGATCGAGGCCGGCCGGATGGACGTACGCCCCAAGAAGCTTCCCCTGATCAAGCTGCTCGACTACGTCCACGCGACCTTCCGCCCGCTCACCCTGGACCGGGGGCTCGCCTTCGAGGTGACGGTCGGCGAGGACGTACCGCGGGAGATGTACTCGGACGAGCAGCGGCTTCAGCAGATCCTGCGCAACCTGCTCTCCAATGCGATCAAGTTCACCGCGACCGGCCGGGTCGAGTTGCGCGTCAACCGCCTCAAGGACCCGGAACACAACTTCACCCGCGAGAACAGCGACGACGTGATCGCCTTCGCGGTCTCCGACACCGGCATCGGCATCGCCGCGGAGAAACTCCCGGTGATCTTCGAGGCGTTCCAGCAGGCCGACGGCACCACCAACCGCAAGTACGGCGGCACGGGCCTCGGCCTGTCCATCAGCCGGGAGATCGCCGGGCTGCTCGGCGGTCGGATCATCGCGGAGAGCAAGCCCGGCAAGGGCTCCACCTTCACGCTGTACGTCCCTGTCGTGAGCCCCGGGCACACGGCGACCGGACCCACCCCCGAGGACCGCCAGGCGCCCGTGCCCGAGCAGCTGTCCAGCGAGCCGTACACCGCGCACGACACCGACGACACCTGGCCGACACCCACCAAGCTGGAGGCCTGGAAGTCCGGCCGAGCAGGCCAAGTCCTGCCGGGGCGCCGGGTGTTGATCGTGGACGACGACATCCGCAACGTCTTCGCGCTCACCCATGTCCTGGGCCGCGTCGGCATGCCCGTCCTGTACGCGGAGAACGGCCGCGAGGGCATCGAGACGCTCGAGCGCAATCCCGACGTCGAACTCGTCCTGATGGACATCATGATGCCGGAGATGGACGGCTACGAGACGATCTCCGCCATCCGCCGCACCCCGCGCTGGACCGGCCTGCCCATCGTCGCGCTGACCGCGAAGGCGATGCCCGGCGACCGCGAGAAGTCCATCGCACGGGGTGCCAACGACTACGTACCGAAGCCCGTGGACGTCGACCAGCTCCTCACCGTCGTCTGCGCCCTTCTCGACCCGGAGAGCATGGACGAGCCGGAGCAGGACGCCGCGGGCGGTGCGGTTGTACCGGGACCGAGCACATCAGGGGAGCCCGCGGTTCCGCCGACGACTGAGTGA
- a CDS encoding MBL fold metallo-hydrolase — translation MRLTWEELGWERLAPRVGRRRLPAWDCTAGLVLGEGAALMIDAGSNLREGAQLRTEARRLLGDDRRVTHLALTHPHFDHVFGAAAFAGVEVFGAVGLDTVFAHDRDELRADAVRNGLDPREAEEAADLLVHPRHLVSGEWTLDLGGGTQVLLANVGPAHTCYDLVVLVPGSPSSPEIVFCGDLVEESGEPQAGPDAVPSHWPAALDRLLDLGGEDAVYVPGHGAAVNAAFVRAQRDALARRFGVSS, via the coding sequence ATGAGGCTGACTTGGGAAGAGCTCGGGTGGGAACGGCTGGCGCCCCGGGTCGGGCGGCGGCGGCTTCCGGCCTGGGACTGCACGGCCGGGCTCGTGCTGGGCGAGGGCGCGGCGCTGATGATCGACGCGGGGTCGAACCTGCGGGAGGGCGCGCAGCTGCGGACCGAGGCACGGCGGCTCCTCGGTGACGACCGCAGAGTGACGCACCTCGCACTCACGCATCCCCACTTCGACCATGTCTTCGGGGCGGCGGCGTTCGCCGGGGTGGAGGTGTTCGGGGCGGTCGGCCTGGACACGGTCTTCGCGCACGACCGCGACGAGCTGCGCGCGGACGCTGTGCGCAACGGTCTCGACCCGCGCGAGGCGGAGGAAGCCGCGGACCTCCTGGTCCACCCCCGCCATCTGGTGTCCGGCGAGTGGACCCTCGACCTGGGCGGCGGCACCCAGGTCCTGCTGGCGAACGTCGGCCCGGCTCACACGTGCTACGACCTGGTGGTGCTGGTCCCCGGGTCGCCGTCCTCCCCGGAGATCGTCTTCTGCGGTGACCTGGTGGAGGAGTCGGGCGAGCCCCAGGCGGGTCCGGATGCCGTCCCGTCCCACTGGCCGGCGGCCCTGGACCGGCTGCTCGACCTGGGCGGGGAGGACGCGGTGTACGTGCCAGGACACGGCGCGGCGGTGAATGCGGCGTTTGTCCGTGCGCAGCGGGACGCGTTGGCCAGACGTTTCGGCGTGTCTTCGTAG
- the hrcA gene encoding heat-inducible transcriptional repressor HrcA translates to MLSERRLEVLRAIVQDYVGTEEPVGSKALTERHRLGVSPATVRNDMAALEDEGYIAQPHTSAGRIPTDKGYRLFVDKLAGVKPMTAPERRAIQNFLDGAVDLDDVVGRTVRLLAQLTRQVAVVQYPSLTRSTVRHVELLSLAPARVMLVLITDTGRVEQRMIDCPAPFGETSLADLRARLNSRIAGRRFADVPQLVQDLPEAFEAEDRGTVATVLSTLLETLVEETEERLMIGGTANLTRFGHDFPLTIRPVLEALEEQVVLLKLLGEAGDSSMTVRIGHENAYEGLNSTSVVSVGYGSGGEAVAKLGVVGPTRMDYPGTMGAVRAVARYVGQILAES, encoded by the coding sequence ATGCTCAGTGAACGCAGGCTCGAGGTGCTCCGCGCCATCGTCCAGGACTACGTGGGCACCGAGGAGCCGGTCGGTTCCAAGGCGCTGACGGAGCGGCACCGCCTCGGTGTCTCGCCGGCGACCGTGCGCAACGACATGGCCGCGCTGGAGGACGAGGGCTACATCGCCCAGCCGCACACCAGCGCCGGGCGCATCCCCACGGACAAGGGCTACCGGCTCTTCGTCGACAAGCTCGCGGGCGTCAAGCCGATGACCGCGCCCGAGCGGCGCGCCATCCAGAACTTCCTCGACGGCGCCGTCGACCTCGACGACGTCGTCGGCCGGACCGTACGGCTGCTCGCGCAGCTCACGCGGCAGGTCGCCGTGGTGCAGTACCCCTCGCTGACGCGCTCGACCGTGCGGCACGTGGAGCTGCTGTCCCTCGCCCCCGCCCGCGTGATGCTCGTGCTGATCACGGACACCGGCCGGGTCGAGCAGCGCATGATCGACTGCCCGGCGCCGTTCGGCGAGACGTCGCTCGCGGATCTGCGGGCCCGGCTCAACAGCCGGATCGCGGGCCGCCGCTTCGCGGACGTCCCGCAGCTCGTGCAGGACCTGCCGGAGGCCTTCGAGGCGGAGGACCGCGGTACGGTCGCGACGGTGCTCTCCACCCTCCTGGAGACACTCGTCGAGGAGACCGAGGAGCGGCTGATGATCGGCGGCACCGCCAATCTCACCCGTTTCGGACATGACTTCCCTCTCACCATCCGGCCGGTGCTCGAAGCGCTGGAGGAGCAGGTCGTGCTTCTCAAGTTGCTTGGTGAGGCCGGGGATTCGAGCATGACCGTGCGAATCGGTCACGAGAACGCGTATGAGGGACTCAACTCCACGTCCGTGGTCTCGGTCGGCTACGGTTCGGGCGGCGAGGCAGTAGCCAAACTCGGCGTGGTCGGCCCGACCCGCATGGATTACCCGGGAACGATGGGAGCGGTACGAGCGGTGGCACGGTACGTCGGACAGATCCTGGCGGAGTCGTAA
- a CDS encoding SpoIIE family protein phosphatase, which translates to MGAIPTQRESMARAPDASAHNRAGQEVVARTVLPGTPLAPGAARRFVRGALADWTELALPGAEIIDDRLTDDAVLVTSELVTNAVVHAGTDVELLCRLETAGDGAPGPLVVEVSDHHPSRAVRDDSVERPYGTPEYGRGLRLVSALSDAWGITYRTGVKTVWARLPVDGSAVMEVGGVSGAESVGGVESPSGAEGVPCAEGVPGAEMISGADRNSESGRISDAGRISDAGRISDTGKISDSGGTSDSGPISDARRGSGSGRGPDAGRGSDSRRISDAGRISGAGRISGTDRMSGVAEKIAAYAGEQALERGMRVGEILAPEILPPEPRRNAQQDQDWLNRGALSFLAEASDLLAGQLDEDLVAALAGQLLVPRLADWCAVWLEDEATDRAGGLGLALGPRLARVWHGSENRIEELRRALEKDPPLLPDAVRSRAVPVPWPGEALGGRGASGAALAYRLIAGGRPLGTLVIGRAGPAVFPDEITGLVEDLSRRIALSIGAARQYARQATISRVLQRGLLPGAVAEIPGVRSALVYEPLDKGGPSGDFYDLFPAGDGRWCFAVGDVQGKGPEAAVVIGLARPWLRLLAREGYQVADVLDRLNQLLLDDATEAADAAARALVAAGGPGLGADLGPQTRFLSMLYGELVPFDGGVRCTLASAGHPLPLLLGPDGDVREVAGPQTLLGVFEDAGYTSETFELHAGDTLLCVTDGVTERRSGARQFDDEDGLAKALEGCAGLSAELIAERIRRLVHEFGARPPEDDMALLVLQAE; encoded by the coding sequence GTGGGGGCCATTCCGACGCAACGCGAGTCCATGGCGCGTGCCCCTGATGCGTCTGCGCACAACCGCGCCGGCCAGGAAGTCGTGGCCCGCACCGTGCTGCCGGGTACTCCGCTCGCCCCCGGAGCCGCCCGTCGGTTCGTGCGCGGCGCGCTCGCCGACTGGACCGAACTCGCCCTGCCCGGCGCCGAGATCATCGACGACCGCCTCACCGACGACGCCGTCCTCGTGACCAGCGAACTCGTCACCAACGCCGTCGTGCACGCGGGCACCGACGTCGAACTGCTGTGCCGCCTCGAGACCGCGGGCGACGGGGCGCCGGGCCCGCTGGTCGTCGAGGTCTCCGACCACCACCCCTCGCGCGCGGTACGGGACGACAGCGTCGAACGGCCGTACGGCACACCGGAGTACGGGCGCGGGTTACGGCTCGTGTCCGCGCTCTCCGACGCCTGGGGGATCACGTATCGCACCGGGGTCAAGACCGTGTGGGCGCGGCTGCCTGTCGACGGGAGCGCGGTCATGGAGGTGGGGGGTGTTTCGGGTGCGGAAAGCGTCGGGGGTGTGGAAAGTCCCTCGGGTGCGGAAGGTGTCCCGTGCGCGGAAGGCGTCCCGGGCGCCGAAATGATTTCGGGAGCCGACAGGAATTCCGAATCCGGAAGGATCTCGGATGCGGGAAGGATCTCGGATGCGGGAAGGATCTCGGATACGGGAAAGATCTCGGACTCGGGAGGGACCTCGGATTCGGGGCCGATCTCGGACGCGAGAAGGGGTTCGGGTTCGGGAAGGGGCCCGGACGCTGGAAGGGGCTCCGATTCGAGGCGGATCTCGGATGCGGGAAGGATCTCGGGAGCCGGCAGGATTTCGGGAACCGACAGGATGTCCGGAGTCGCGGAGAAGATAGCGGCGTACGCCGGTGAACAGGCGCTTGAGCGCGGGATGCGGGTCGGCGAGATACTCGCCCCCGAGATACTCCCGCCCGAGCCGCGGCGGAACGCCCAGCAGGACCAGGACTGGCTCAACCGCGGGGCCCTCTCCTTCCTCGCCGAGGCTTCCGATCTGCTCGCCGGGCAGCTCGACGAGGACCTGGTGGCCGCGCTCGCCGGACAGCTGCTCGTGCCGCGCCTCGCCGACTGGTGCGCCGTGTGGCTGGAGGACGAGGCCACCGACCGGGCGGGCGGTCTCGGCCTCGCGCTGGGACCCCGGCTCGCGCGCGTCTGGCACGGCAGCGAGAACCGCATCGAGGAACTGCGCCGTGCCCTGGAGAAGGACCCGCCGCTGCTGCCCGACGCGGTGCGTTCCCGGGCCGTCCCCGTGCCCTGGCCCGGCGAGGCACTCGGCGGGCGCGGGGCGAGCGGGGCGGCGCTCGCGTACCGGCTGATCGCGGGCGGGCGGCCGCTGGGCACGCTCGTCATCGGGCGGGCCGGGCCGGCCGTCTTCCCCGACGAGATCACCGGGCTGGTCGAGGACCTCAGCCGCCGTATCGCTCTCTCCATCGGCGCGGCCCGCCAGTACGCGCGCCAGGCCACCATCAGCCGGGTCCTCCAGCGCGGCCTGCTGCCCGGCGCGGTCGCCGAGATCCCGGGCGTGCGCAGTGCCCTCGTGTACGAGCCGCTCGACAAGGGCGGGCCCAGCGGTGACTTCTACGACCTGTTCCCCGCGGGCGACGGGCGCTGGTGCTTCGCGGTGGGCGACGTCCAGGGCAAGGGGCCCGAGGCCGCCGTCGTGATCGGCCTGGCCCGGCCCTGGCTGCGGCTGCTGGCCCGCGAGGGCTACCAGGTCGCGGACGTCCTCGACCGCCTCAACCAGCTCCTGCTCGACGATGCGACGGAGGCCGCCGACGCGGCGGCGCGTGCGCTCGTGGCGGCGGGTGGGCCCGGGCTCGGTGCGGACCTCGGGCCGCAGACGCGGTTCCTTTCGATGCTGTACGGCGAGCTCGTCCCGTTCGACGGTGGTGTGCGCTGCACTCTGGCCTCCGCCGGGCATCCGCTGCCCCTGCTCCTCGGGCCCGACGGTGATGTACGGGAAGTGGCGGGGCCGCAGACCCTTCTCGGCGTCTTCGAGGACGCCGGCTACACCTCGGAGACCTTCGAGCTGCATGCCGGTGACACCTTGCTGTGTGTCACGGACGGTGTGACGGAGCGGCGCAGTGGGGCCCGGCAGTTCGACGACGAGGACGGGCTCGCGAAGGCTCTGGAGGGCTGTGCGGGGCTGAGTGCCGAGCTGATCGCGGAACGGATCCGCCGGCTGGTGCATGAGTTCGGGGCGCGGCCGCCGGAGGACGACATGGCGTTGCTGGTGCTGCAGGCCGAGTAG